The Oryzias latipes chromosome 4, ASM223467v1 genome includes a window with the following:
- the lhx9 gene encoding LIM/homeobox protein Lhx9 isoform X3, whose amino-acid sequence MEVVGCKTEPGSCTLRPGPGAMLFHGISGDHIQGIMEEMERRSKSESRLAKGMQLNGRDSTLPSMSPEKPALCAGCGGKISDRYYLLAVDKQWHLRCLKCCECKLALESELTCFAKDGSIYCKEDYYRRFSVQRCARCHLGISASEMVMRARDSVYHLSCFTCTTCNKTLTTGDHFGMKDSLVYCRLHFETLVQGPDYHPQLNFAELAAKGGGLALPYFNGTGTTQKGRPRKRKSPAMGIDIPSYNTGCNENDTDHLDRDQQAYPPTQKTKRMRTSFKHHQLRTMKSYFAINHNPDAKDLKQLAQKTGLTKRVLQGEQFLGHYSHTSRRLKIP is encoded by the exons ATGGAAGTTGTGGGCTGCAAGACAGAGCCAGGCAGTTGCACGTTGCGTCCAGGACCGGGAGCCATGCTTTTCCACGGGATCTCCGGGGATCACATCCAGGGGATCATGGAGGAAATGGAGAGGCGCTCCAAATCGGAGTCGCGCCTGGCGAAGGGCATGCAGCTCAACGGGAGAGATTCG ACTCTGCCCTCGATGAGCCCGGAGAAGCCTGCCCTGTGCGCCGGCTGCGGTGGGAAGATTTCGGACAGATACTACCTCCTCGCCGTGGACAAACAGTGGCACCTGCGGTGTCTCAAATGCTGTGAATGTAAACTCGCTCTGGAGTCGGAGCTAACATGTTTTGCCAAGGATGGGAGTATCTATTGCAAAGAGGATTACTACAG AAGGTTCTCCGTGCAGAGGTGCGCGCGCTGCCACCTCGGAATATCAGCTTCAGAGATGGTGATGAGAGCGCGCGACTCCGTGTATCACCTGAGCTGTTTCACCTGCACCACCTGCAACAAGACCCTGACCACGGGTGACCACTTCGGCATGAAGGACAGCCTGGTCTACTGCCGTCTCCACTTCGAGACGCTGGTCCAGGGACCGGACTACCACCCTCAACTCAACTTCGCCGAGCTGGCAGCTAAGGGCGGCGGCCTCGCGCTCCCTTACTTCAACGGTACCGGCACGACTCAGAAAGGGAGGCCGCGCAAGAGGAAGAGCCCCGCCATGGGGATAGATATTCCCAGCTACAACACAG GGTGTAACGAGAATGACACTGACCACTTGGACCGGGACCAGCAGGCCTACCCTCCAACGCAGAAAACCAAGCGCATGCGTACCTCCTTTAAGCACCATCAGCTGCGGACAATGAAATCCTACTTTGCCATCAACCACAACCCAGATGCCAAGGACTTAAAGCAGCTGGCTCAGAAAACGGGCCTCACTAAAAGAGTTCTACAG